The genomic DNA tacttgaatgaaagataagaaaatttgtgatcttatggtgccatttttgttttaaaataataacgtatggagaaatgggaaatgtttgaaaagttatatattttttgttccaattttacccctccttcattaaaagtctctccccccccccccttctttttagtgggttttagttagttttctagttttcacaataactagtggttttcatttgaaccttcccctaccACTGTAAGATGTATAATTGAAGCTTTGGAGTTGAGTTCCGGTTGGTATTCTTCCTGACAAGTTGTTGTAGGAGAGGTTAAGATAACTTAAACGTGTTACTGTGATAAACTCGACGGAATATTTCCAGAGAACTCGTTTCTTGACAAGTCAAGAGAATCAAGAGATCTCAACCGACCCATATGCTTTGGAAGTTCCCGTGCAGTCTGTTGTCCGAAAAATTTAAAGAGACCAACTCTAGAAGATTAGTGATCTCAGAGGGAAGTTTCCCATACAATTTGTTGCTTGAAATATCAATGTTCTTTAGTAGGTGAAGGATACCTCTTCCAAAAAATAGAGACCACCTCATAGAGCGTCATGTGTCCCTAAATTTTCCTTTATTATGTAGTAAGTATAGAATTATAGATATAGATAGTATAAATATAGATTTATTGTTGAAATTAATAATCTACCCTCACATGCAAGACTAATACAATACTTcactgaaaattttaacctagttagggCTAAATGACAAGAGTATAATAGGTTTTACAAATAAATGATTGTGATTACAATTATTGATGTTAAAGGTCATCCATCCATTGTAATCCGATAAAAACATAAAGGATAAAAAATGCAATTTACCCTAATGAGTATGTAACTGCCCATTTTTCAAATAACTATTTACTATCCTAATACTCTTAGACTACACACTGGAGATCCAATGTTAGGTTGGATTGTATACTTGTAtaaactaatttaaaaaaatggaaaaaagaCTTTAAAGCCTGGTCGTTAAGGTCACTTGTCAAAATTTAATTGATGTcatcttttagtttttttttcgtTTTGTATTCTAACtatcatggtagggatatggtaaaaagtgtctaaaatgtaagaagggtaagaagtgttttaaaccattggatatttgatctaatggttgagatcaatagggtataaaaatgtaaattgtgttttaattagagggaccttatgtaaaattgaagggcaatagtgtctttttcaatgtttgaaatatggtaaccatatcatacacgaccaaaaaactcctacattcactcctttttccttaaatatcggaattaatgattcaccttaattgtaggaggtctttggttgcatattcgtcatacattatcataaagagaactgtaatcaggttcatggcatggtgttttaaaacaactggataaattgactatgattcaagtcatggtgttttatctggagacattgttcatggcgtggtgttttaaacatctatgattcaagtcatggtgttttatctagagACATTGTATAAAAATCGTAAAccccatgactatgattcaagtcatggtgttttatctggagacattgttcatggcgtggtgttttaaacatctatgcttcaaagtcatggtgttttatctggagacattgttcatggcatggtgttttaaacatctatgattcaagtcatggtgttttatcaatacacaACATTCCCagaacatctatgattcaagtcatggtgttttatcaatacaaaatattcccagattttaaaacaccatgactatgattcaagtcatggtgttttatctggaatccaaaaaacattgtaaATCATCAAACAAACAGATGAttcaattcatggtgttttatctggaattcaagtcagataaaacaccatgacttgaatcatagtcaatgtctccagatgtttaaaacaccacgccatgaacaatgtctcctgataaaacaccatgacttaaatcatagtcaatgtctccagatgtttaaaacaccacgccatgaacaatatatccagatgtttaaaacaccacgccatgaacaatatatgattaaaagatgttgcgattaaaagatgatgaagaagataaaacaatcagatgtataatgtttcctaaaatttctcctaatTCAAAATTCGATTCATCCCTATAAAAACTCAtcgcaagttttttttttttggcagttatctttgAAAACAATTAAATGATAAGAAagtcaaattactaatatacccttttgaattaattaggataaaggacacttgtcactcccaaattatttctcacacttcttacaaaagtcccactttgtacaggatcctctaccctaacTATCAATACCCCCGTTACCTTAAATACTCAAATAATTtgtaatataaaaataaaaaaatctaaatacATCGTATTTCTTAGAACAAATGTATAACATTACGatataaaatttatataaaaacgGGGTTCGTTCAAAAAATAGGTTTTCTActatattataaatattatatataaacggtttaactttttagtttttatatttttaacataTTGTTTTGAAATAGAATAGTTGATTTACATCTTACTAATTTTAATACAATTAAAAACAACAATGTGCTACATTAATTTAaactaaaattaaattaaattaaattaaaattaattaaattaaaattaattaaattaaaattaattaaattaaaattaaaaattaaattaaaattaaaataaaattaaattaaaaaattaaattaaaaaattaaaattaaaaaaattaaaattaaaaaaattaaaatttaaaaaaatatattaattaacaaagcttatgaatagtaagaaCACATGCTTCACATCATTTGGCTTTTTTTTCCTCTTTCACACGATTTTTTTATTGTATTTATATAGTTCTTATTCCTTATTTATTAGGTTAGTGACTTCAGTAGACTGGATTTTGTTGTCCACTTCATTGCTTCTCTTATATCAGAGTTCGATTGCATGAGATTGTGTTCAGTGTTTTCTGTTTTCTATCTTCAAAGGTTCGCACATTATTTAGACTGTGTTTGTTGTAATTGGTTGGTTAAATGGTGTGTTTCTTCATTGTCGGTTTTGGAATTTTGTTGTTGATTGTGTTGGTGTTGTTGATGTGTAACATGTGCTACTGGTGGAAGATTTCAATGTCATCTTTTATGCAGGTAAATTTCTTCCTTTGTTCACTGATGTATTGAGAAGGTATTATGCTGTCAATGTGTTGTGTCTCTGTTTAATTTTGTTGTTATGTTGCTGTTCAGCTAATAAATCATACAAAGCAAGTCCCTGTTTTAATCATGTAAAATTTTAAACCCTAACTTATATGTGGTTTTAAGGCACATATGATAAATTGAATATAAGTCCATTTGCATAAATCCAAAGTTGAATgtaggtattttttttttttttgaacggcaaatttggatcactgacggaccactggagtatcatcgtgccaccagcgaaaccacccgatcatatccatctccactaggcataatgcctatacaccaattcaggaggaaacccaataaatatgggaaaacccccttgtgggaatcgaacctagGACCTATTGGTCTCAAAGCTTTATCCCACCCCAAGATGCCACTAAGCTATAAAGCCATAGGCAAAGTTGAATGTAGGTATTGATTTGGATTACTATCAGATATTCAATGGATTGACTATATTCACTCGTTAGGCCTTTAACAACATTGCCTCCTTTGAAAAAGTGAAATTAGTCAACAtggtagtttgaaaagtcaagaAGGTAAAGTTTAAATGGTGATCCAGGAAGTTTATTTAATTGCACCTTTCGTATTTAATTACAAATTTTACACCTGTGTCTTTATTGTTTACTTGGTCGTTTCATTTTTATTAAGAGCAAGTATAACAATGAAAATCACATAAGCGATTTCGACCAAAGGTTTTATAGTGCTCAACTGCGTGTCGAGGGATGAGTGCATGAGGGGTCGATTTGGCATTTGGTTTTCAGTTTTGAAGGACTGATTTAGGCGTCATTTATTGAAAAAATCTTAGGTTGGGTTAGGTTGTGAATGTGTGTGAAAAATTGAGTTGGTTAGGGTGTGTAGATGGAAGAAATTAGTTTTACATTAAAGGTTGGGTTGGGCTGGGTTTGTGGATAATCTTAAACATACAAAGTtaaagttttttatttatttttgtagagtaaattatttttttagtcattgtgttttgGTGGTTTTAACcgtttgagtccaaaatcaaaatattaACGTCCTGAGTCTCTAGACGCTTTTTTTTTATAACCATTTGAGTCCCTTTAAGTCCAAATtttaacaaaattggactcaaaacgttataaaatgaacaaaactggactcaaaacgttataaaatgaacggttagggactcagggcgttaaactttttgatttggactcaagtgattaaaaccactaaaacacagggactcaaaaagtaattttttcttttttttacatgATAGTTTTTTAACTCTTATCGAATATCTTAAGATTTCGTGTCATTTCTGAgatacaaaaaataaaaagatttggTTCAAAAGATTGCAACACCTTGTGGGCTATGTCACCTTTAACCATCTTGGGCTAACTAAATGGGCTTATATCTCTACTAACCCTGCATAGTAACCCTATGGCCCATTGAAACATTTTgatcataattatatttatatttatatttataatcgCTATAAATCTCATCTCACCATTCACTGAAACCCTAGTTGCCGCCGCATCTCCGTGTTTTACAGGGTATGCATTCGCCATCTCCGTTCACCGTTTCATTTCAatttctagggtttatcaagCTGAACTTACGCTTTTTTCTCTAGATCTATCGTTCAATTTGTTTGATTTTTGTCATAATTTTAGTTTTAATTCATTAATTCTTGTTGTTTTTAGTACATCGGCTATTGGAGTAGCTTCAGTCAACAATGGCGCCTAAAGGTTCGACTCCTTCACACTAAAACAGCTCGTTATTTTGTTTGTGTATTTAATTTTTAAATCTGTATATTAGTAGGTGTGTTTAGGTGTTGATTAATGAAGATATGAAAGTATGAAACCCTAGTTTACTGGAAAAATGTTATTGTTATGTGACATATTGGTAGAAAATAATAGGCTGTATGTATACCAATCCCATAGTTAACATTTGATAGGTTTTAGTTTCAAAATTATTTAGACAACATGTTTATTTCAAAGCAGGAAATTATGTAAAATTTGTATCATTAAATGTTATGTGGTAAAAAAATTGACAGAATGTAcactttgtgtgtgtgtgtgtgtgttttgatttgtgtttatgtttaagctcatttggttaACTGTTAATAGGGTAAATGGTTTGTATTAGGCTAGCGCTTTTGAAAGTTAATAGTTTTAATTTGATTATGTGTTTGCAGTCTCAAATCTCTTTTTTGTGTTACACTAGTAGATgcccccgcccgcgttgcggggcgattgGGCGGGGCGATgtcgaataattctcaatcaattacaAAAAGAgtactataattttgctatggGGAAAAAAACGACGATATGACCGTAATTTTGGGCCTCTCTCTGTATGGCTGTACAGAGAGCAAAatcataaatatattttgaaccggaggcgaaatcataattttaaactgagagcaaaTTTTTAGCTAGGGataaaaacatattttcattttgaacggtgggcaaaagcgtaattttgagctagaggggaaaacaacattttatttttagctgggggaaaaacgtaattttaaacaaagggtgaaaccgtaattttaaactggggacAAAAGTAAAAGTTAGGTTTTCAATCAAGGGCAAAAgtgtaattttgagctaggggcaagagtataattttattttgagcttgGGGCAAAAAGgtaattttaaacaaaggagaaaagcgtaattttaaacttggaataaaattaatttaaaaatagGTTGGTCCAATGCGGAAGTGCCAGGCAGCTGGCTTACACTATTCCCCCATTTGGGTAAATTTTAAACTGATaagaaaatcataatttttagctgggggaaaaacatattttcattttgaacgatgggcaaaagcgtaattttgagctgaggacagaatcgtaattttgagctagagggaaaaacaacattttatttttagctgggggaaaacgtaattttaaacagaTGGCGAAACCGTAgttttaaactgggaacaaaagTAAAAGTTAGGTTTTGAACAAAGGGCAGAAGCGTAATTTTAAGCTAGGGGCAAGAttacaattttattttgagctgggggcataACGGTATTTTTAAACaaaggacgaaagcgtaattttaaactggaaataaaattaattgaaaattaggttggaccaatgggggagtgccaggcagctgcctggcactattcccccatttGGTATTTGTAGTAGAaaagaaatagaaatagaaatagaaatttGTTATGTTTCTGCATAGAACCATTTCCAGAACAAACTAAAGTAACAAAAGTAACTAGATTTTGAATTGAGTTAACAGTCATTTTCGTCCCTTTGGTTTGTTTGCTTTTGCCATTTAAGGCCAATTTTAAAAAATGCACCAGTTTCCTTACTGACATACTGGAAAcgtgccacttcagtccaaaaattaaaacccagttaagtcagacgggttaaatgaagggtattattgtcaattcatatatcttttattttcatcttattttatgaattgacaataatacccttTATTTAACCtgtctgacttaactgggttttaatttttggaCTTAAGTGGTACGTTTTGAGTATGTCGGGGAGGAAACTGGTGCATTTTTGAAAATTGGCCTGAAATGGCAAAAGTGAACAAactacagggacgaaaatggcagttaactcttttgAATTTATAAAAGCATGTACTACAAGTACTGGATTACATGGTTACCAAATTTTGTATAAACGTTATTCATTAAATTATTTGCAAGTGAAAGATAAAATCATTTAAGATATTCTTGATCCTAATAAGAGAGATTGTTACCAATGAATGCTTGTGGCTAGGGCTTGCAATTCCTGATTTGTTCTAAGATACCATCAAACCTGTTTAATTAAAATTACactatgtaattttttttattaaaaataattaaaatttggAGGCTACGCTTCATCATTTCTTTATATTGGTACATAAAACATACAACTGTGTTAGAGACATGAGATTTAAAGAAGGTAAACAAGCCGTATTGTTGTTTGATATGTGTGTTAATCGCTTTGTGACTTTTTTCACTTTGAGAAAATTGATTAATTTGGTTAATTGTTTTAAATCATAATTCACTATGTcgctattttttttaaaacttatAATGGGTGTTCTTGTGTTACAGCTGATACAACAAAGAAAGGTGATGGAAAGGCCCAGGCTTTGAAGGCAGCCAAAGCCGTGAAGACAGGATCAACTTTCAAGAAGAAGGCCAAGAAGATCCGAACCAAGGTCACCTTTCACCGCCCAAGGACTTTGAAGACCGACAGGAACCCTAAGTATCCCCGCATCAGTGCTCCACCAAGAAACAAGTTGGATCATTACCAGATTCTTAAGTATCCGTTGACTACCGAATCTGcaatgaagaagatcgaagacaACAACACTCTTGTTTTCATTGTCGACATTCGTGCCGACAAGAAGAAGATCAAAGCTGCCGTCAAGAAGATGTACGACATCCAGACAAAGAAAGTCAACACCTTAATCAggtattattatcaatcattgtCGTTTCACTAGCTATTTTGGTGGGGGTGATAAATGGGTCGTGCTTCCGGGTTCAacttgacccgaacccgaaaattttagacTAACCTAAACACGACCCAACTCGAAAATCGTGTTATACATATTAACCCGAATACAACCCGAATACTTGTGGTTGACCCGAACACGGCCCGTTTAACCGGCGttttttagtttttaaatttttcttcaAATTAACATATTAAAATGTACTACAagaaaacacaaatgtatataatacaattacGTTTAAATTAGAAAATTTTATGTCAATTTCTCTTTATAAGTTATAATAATGGCATATCATATAAACCCAATATAATTTATGACAAAAACATATTGTAaagaatataatataatataaatcgGTTAAACAGCTCAACCCACTAATCCTACTGGGTTGACCCAAACtcgacccgtttagctaaacgagTTTGCGTaatcaacctgaaactgacccaaATCCGTTTAGACTAAGCCCAAACCCTCAAATTCCGTGTTAGGTTTGTGTCGTGTTTTCGGGCCTTTCACAATAGTTTCAATATTAGCAATAATGAATATAAATTATAGGCTTATGACATGTTACTTGGCTTGTTTACATTCTTACGGAATTCAATCGAACGTCAAGTTACTTTATACTCTATGGATTAAACGCCTCAACGTGTCATATGTTTATTTTTTGCTTGAATGTATTGCAGACCTGATGGAACGAAAAAGGCTTACGTCCGGTTGACTCCAGATTATGATGCTTTGGATGTTGCAAACAAGATTGGAATCATCTAAATTCTAAAGTGATGTTTTTGCTGCTTCAGTTGTTATTTTCAAACGTTATTGTTAGTTTTGTCGACTTGAATAGAGTTTCAAATTTcttgtgttttttttattatggatttaaaTATGCGAATGAATCATATTTCAATTTTTGGGTGCTTTTTTATTTCTTTTGCCATCTTATTTTGTATGATCTAACATGTTGCTTAATTACCAACCAGAATAAGGGgatgtttgtttacctcttaatgaggctcttaatggttcagacctcttactggttcagcacttaatggttcagactgtttgtttcacgagcagatgtctgaatggttcagacatttgcctctgaattgttaagatttatacaaagtctgaatggttaagacctctaatctgaattggtcagacatttgactctgaacggttaagcattatacaggctcttaatggtttagacctcttactggttcagcacttaatggttcagatctcttactggttcagcacttaaccattcagatgttgtcaaacagcccctaagtggAATTGTAATTAAcaaatccaaatggttcaaatgTTATTTGATCAAAGAGTATATAAAAAGGTCAGAACCTGTGTTACATGTGATTTCAATATTCAAATCTTGTTTCCTGCATATAATTATGCTCACGTTTTTGTTAACTACTCCatccgtcccattaaaagtgtcctaatttgaatttttaaagtctttatttataaactttgactttaatatatgttttttgtgttatataaaactctATGAAAATTAACctataaaaacacttgtaaaacacactcaaatcatataactttcatcaagtattatctaacaaaaacaaaattatttaaggtcaaagtttataaataaaggctttgaaaattcaaaacagAACACTTTTAGTGGGACGGAGGGAGTAATATTTAATAACAAAGTAAATTTTATTCTAGTATATTTTCATTTCTACAAATTTTTCGTATTACGTTTCGATCTAAAATTTACGAGTTAACATATCTTACTGTGCGTGTGTGACTCGATATTTTATCCTTATTTTTCCCAGTTTAACATTCCTGTCGTAACGTGCGGGTCGATCGACTTGgttattattttatatgttttacttTTCGAGTCCGTGGTTTAACGTTGTTTTGTCTACTTTTCGTTCTGGTTTTACAATACGAGTTTTTCTGATGCTAATATCGCTGACGGTGGTGTGACATTAATATGCCCCCCTCCCGCGTGTGCAACAAAGTGAGGCTTAATActattttttaattataataaaatacaCTATTATAAATAAAGATCCACCGCTGTTAACTTTCTCTCCACCAAAACCCTTTAATAATCACAAAAATGTCTAAAAGAACGAAAACAACCCAGACTTAGCGTTAAAAAATTGGATATAGTTATCAAGATGGATGAAAATAACAAGATTTCGAACCTTTTAAATTTAGATCCGAAAAAACAAACTTTTGAAGAAAACCGTAAAAAATGGCCAAAACTCATGGGCAAATTAGACATTTTACTCTAAACAGAAaacaattgaaaaaaaaaaaaaacaaactcaaAACCTAGTTCTATcttattttttagaaaaaaaaagctGACTTGTAATATAATGAAGTGTCATGGTCTTATAAAGGCAAATGCAACCTGGCACCTTTATTATCCAGCCATCACACATCccactttttaaaataaaataaaatataataaaaaataaaatgtaaATATGTAACCAAAAATACAGGAAACACTCTAGGATGATGACGCATCGTTACGTACCTCTTTCCAGCGCCAATAGATAGTTGCATTATATTCCCTTCAACTTTCACTGTGTAACAATTTAAACCTTGAGTTTTGGTATATGCCGATTCTATCATAAAATAAGTATATGTAAAAAGAGTAGATTACAAAAATCGTTCTtttgtatgtcacttattgcagattgtgtcctttgtctttaataatTATAGAAAACGTATTCGATGTTTGCAAAACCTTGCAAGTTATgttctttagccctaactcagttaatttttaggttaaatctgaacaaatggacctcacatgagggtatttttgtggttaaatctgaccaaatagaccccacatgagagtaaaatgaccaaaataccctcatgtggggtccatttggccagatttaaccacaaaaaaattaaccgagttagggctaaaggacataacttgcaagggtttgcaaacatcgagtacgttttctgtaaatattgaagacaaaggacacaatttgcaataagtgacatacataaaggacgatttttgtaatttactcatgtAAAAATGGTAAAACAAAAAATCTAGGTATTGGCGTTTATAAGGATGCAAACGAACTAAACGAACACaatcttgttcgtgtttgtttgttaagaaaataaTTTGTTCACGAACTGCtgatgaacacttaccgaacaagtttttttatttgtgttcatttgttaagAAAATGAACGCGTTCGTTTGTTCGTTAATTTTAGGTACTAGACAAAagcaaacacaaacgaacattcATGAACACAGACGAACACAAATTAAGGCAAACGCATTCATGAACATTAACGAACACAAACCACCCCTATCTTGTACCGAGAACGACGAAGAACACGAGCAGAAACCCTAAATCGGATACTGGAATGAGAACGGGGGCGTAGTTGCATCGCGTCTGCTTGGAATGAGAGTGGGAACGACAATTTTTAACTAGGGTTTACAGGAAGTAAGGAGTAACACTAATACGTAATACATTATATCCAATAAATAATTTATTAGTGGGAATTTTGAAGTACTTAGATAACCCTCATAAACTATCAAACGTAAACGAACATGtcaccgaacgttcacgaacataaatgaacgaatgcGCCtcctgttcatgttcgtttgtttaactaaatgaacgaaatttcttgttcatgttcgttcatttattaaacgaacgaataCAAACGAGCTTTTCGCTGAACGGTCACAAACTGTTcactgaacgtttggttcgtcAGCAGCCCTAGGTGTGTATATATGATCTTGCAGTTAATTGTAGTCAAGTACATTTGGGAGGaatattttgtgttttttttgttatattgtGGTTTCTTTTAGTTAAAAGTTAATGGTTTCTTAATTACACAATCATCTATTTTAAAAACTTAGATTATGATTTTAGTCTGAAAAGTATACGTATCTTCACTCACGGGTAACACGTCTGATCAATGGCAATAACTTATTATAAAACATTTGTTAAGTTTTTTTTGTgaaataattattatattatttgttaAGTTTTTGTGAAGTAATTCATTCTCGTTCTTAATGGATAATTTAGCGAATATTTAGCTTTAAAGATATTTATGTACCCGTTTAGGACGGTGGGTCAAAACTCGTCAAGCATGATGAGTTCACAAAGGGGTGATCGTAACACAATAGATAGATTCTAAATTGATTGTGGACAAGAGAAATGGTAGCTCATAAGAAACATCACGCCTCAAATACCACCATCGAGCTTTGGGTTGTATGGATTATGGATGAGAGAGGAACCCCACTATTAAGCTTATTAGATGGGAGCAAATCTCATGATGCCATGAGTCCCCACTCGAGTGTGTGAGTTGTGAATAAGAGGAGAACTCTGGTAATCAAATCGATTCTTTTCAAAAATATTAATCACCATACATGCTGATTTGAAGGtggtttgtttttctaaaaaagattTGTGCAGGCTTTTctgtctgcgccgcgcagaccaCACGCAGACATTGCCAtctgcagactgtttgttttttccaAAGACGTTACATTAAAAAACGTATGCGCGAGCTCTTCTTGGTGTAGACTTGGTCCaaccacttctaagatcttctaagaTTTGCAGAGGGTTAAAC from Helianthus annuus cultivar XRQ/B chromosome 7, HanXRQr2.0-SUNRISE, whole genome shotgun sequence includes the following:
- the LOC110868791 gene encoding 60S ribosomal protein L23A gives rise to the protein MAPKADTTKKGDGKAQALKAAKAVKTGSTFKKKAKKIRTKVTFHRPRTLKTDRNPKYPRISAPPRNKLDHYQILKYPLTTESAMKKIEDNNTLVFIVDIRADKKKIKAAVKKMYDIQTKKVNTLIRPDGTKKAYVRLTPDYDALDVANKIGII